The nucleotide sequence GAACTGGCCCTTTTATTGtaccccagcacaaggtgcacctgtgtaacgatcatgctgttttaatcagcgtcttgatatgccgcacctgtcaggtgttcAAGGCATTTAGAAGTGCTTTTCATCAGGTCATCTCTGAATCCATTAACACAACAGGGTGAAACTGAAGAACATTCAGAGGAGAAATGTCTCAGAATATTTGGCCCAATAAGGCTACTCTTCCTCCTGCAATTTCTTCCCGCTCTTGGCTGTACTGTTCCGATCCTCCATCTTGGTTTTTAGTGATGTCCGTAccctggtggtggtctgtgtgttctgtctgttctctgcATCCCCTGCTGCTTCCTTACTGACTGCTACCGTGTCTCTGCTACTGAATACACTGTCTTTATGTCTGCTAGTggatcctctctctctgaccacaccattcatctgtttctgtctccactcctccatactatctctgtctccagtcctgaCTGCTCTGTCACTGTCTCCAGTCCTGACTGCTCTGTCACTGTCTCCGGTCCTGACTGCTCTgtcactgtctccactgtctccagTCCTGACTGCTCTgtcactgtctcctctgtctccagtcctgactgctctgtcactgtctcctctgtctccagccCTGACTGCTCTgtcactgtctcctctgtctccagtcctgactgctctgtcactgtctcctctgtccccagCCCTGAACCCTGTGTCCCCAGCCCTGAACCCTGTGTCCCCAGCCCTGAACCCTGTGTCCCCAGCCCTGAACCCTGTGTCCCCAGCCCTGAACCCTGTGTCCCCAGCCCTGAAccctctgtccccagccctgAACCCTGTGTCCCCAGCCCTGAAccctctgtccccagccctgAACCCTGTGTCTCCTCTGGTTCTGCCACTAAACCTCCTGTCCTTATCtgagcctctgtctctgtcctgctggggTTTCTCCTGGTAGAATCCATCATGTTTCCTCTTGGGTACGTGCTCCAGCGCCTCCTCCCACCTCCCGCTCTCCTTCAGTGTCAGCAAGATGCGTATCATCTGATCCAGGGTCAGGTTCTTGGCCCCCGTCTCCCATTGGAGGAAGTCATCAAGCGGCAGACGGGCCGTATTCAGCTTCAGACGCTTGGCGTTGGCCAGGGAGAGCCCTGATTGGATGGAGCGGTCCACCATGGAGCCCACGATGTAGACCTTAGAGTTGTCGAAGGTACGGAGGACGTTGGGGGAGTCAGCCGTCAGGTAGACCAGGTCGTCCCGGGGGAACAGGTCCACGTGACGTCGCTCTGTGGAGGTGATGAGGAGGCGCTCCCAGGCCTCGGCGCCGTAGCGTTTAACCAGCTCCCTGTGGTAACCCCCGTCCGGCTGCAAGTTACAGAAGTGTAGGTGGAAGGGGTCCGGGGCTCGGCGgttccacccctccacctccatcagCTGGGACACAGTGTTCTCCACCTCCCGACGCGCCATCTGCTGTTCGTAGGACATATCGAACACCAACGGCTGGCCGTACACCATGGCCTGGGCCGACCTCCACCCCAGCAGCTTGTCCAGGGAACGACCCCAGAACTGGAGAAGGAAAGTGTTCCTcggttccccctcctctcctctcacaccgCCAGGCCTGATCCTATCGTCCTCCAGAAACCTCTCGCTCCTCTCtgccttcttcttctcctgtttCTGCTTGTGGTTGTTCTTGTGGCCCTCCTTGATGGCCAGGTATTTCAGGTACTTCTTCTTGGAGGACTTGGTTTGGAACTCGGCCAGGATCCCCAGCTCCTCGTCAGTCATGATCTCTGGCACCAGCTTCCCAGCCTGACGCCACATCACTACCAGCTCTCTGGTGGCCTCCAGTGGGGAGACCTCCTCCTGCCCTGCTACACCTCCTCCTGGTCCTGAAGGAGCagcaccaccacctccctgtttctcctcctccgcTGGGACCTGAAACCTCATCACAGACTTCCATATGTCCAGGTCCAGTTTCTCTTCAGTCTGATCTTCTTTAGACTGAGGGAGGGGTACATCTTTTCTTAGTGTGGCCCCAGTATAGAGAGGCCGTTTTAGGGGTGCAAAGTGGTGGTGGGGTGGGAGAAGGCAGGTGAGTGGTAGCTGCTTATTTGCGACAGTGGATACCAGCGGGAGACGCCGACGCAGCTCGTTCAAGAGCGGTGGTGTGAGAAACCTCATCATTTCAATGGTTTGATGATACATGCATATGGAGTCAAGATGTTGACACTCACGTCGTTACATTTAAAGTTCCAGAACTGTCCATCAGGAGAGGAAATACCGTTCGACGTGCAGACAAGATAGAAAGCGACTGTGTTTATGTTCCAAAAAAATCATACAAACTGCAATTAAGGTCCACTCTCAACAAGGACAGAATGGGTCATATAATCGTGGTAATATTCCATTGAATGTCTTACATTTGTGTCAGTCTGAATTCAATTTTACATCCGTGCTCATCGAAAAAAATGTCGAAAGGTCACGTTGTAAACGTGTGCAACGCCATTTTTCAGTCGTGCTGATGCAAGTGCAAAAATATTTGTTCCGGGATTAATGTTCTGGGCATAACAATTTGTACAGAAGACTCACATTTAACCAatcatacaaaaaaaaaaacatgttatttTCCCACGTCAATACATAGTAAACAACGTTAAATGCAAGAGACAATTTGGAACCGGAAATTACCCTAAACTACCAACTGAGTTTAAACTTCACCTGAGTCCTGCTCAATGGTTCGTCTATAAACTAGGTGACtgatagggggcgctgtgttgaagccaaaGTGCCCCCATCTTGACACTCCCCACCGTTGTAAAgcatattttggaagctatagaaaggGTGCTCCAACAAACGCTAAAAAGCCCATTGGGCGTCTATTAtcagaatgctaacaaaattagcaCAATTAATAGCGAATTCCCATTGAGGTTGCTAACTAAATATTCTATATTCATTTTCTTGCCACGTGTATTATATTACAAACACCataatgcatacttttaaattatattattttagcgaaacatacaatatatattttttaaattccttAAAGTATAATTGTTTTAGATTACCTATGTTATTGTTCccaaatacttaaatacatgtcattttgtccttgaaacatttaaagctgcaatatgaaCGTTTTTAGAAAACcccaccaaattcacatagaaatgtgtgctatagatctgtcattctcattgaaagcaagtctaacaATCAGTAGATGTGTCCTATCTCTATGCTTCCCgtaagtttaaaaaaaagtttttgtgTCCTTTACTttaggttttgtacaccagcttcaaactgctgaaaacatatattttttggtTTTGGctaatatatttcacagcggtttagatggtacaatgattctctacactatacttgcttgttttgtcaacaTAAACTGAAATGAGGCAAACTATTCTAAATGTtaagcaaccaggaaatggtggagtgATTTCTGAATACTGtatatttaattgaaatactgtagaattacTTTCACTCCAATGGAAGACTGCGCCTACTGGGGAGTGGCAAAATGGCCGAccagtggcttcaaagcctctcaatggccaatacatagaatcatcaatccatggtttaAATACATCTTTTATATTTTCCTATTTCTGAGGAACAGAAGTTATGTCTGTTGGACATCAAACAAGCTGATGGATATAATGTAGGGCACCTGTCTAGGGAGGACACCTGTCTAGGGAGGACACCTGTCTAGGGAGGACACCTGTCGAGGGAGGACACCTGTCTAGGGAGGACACCTGTCTAGGGAGGACACCTGTCTAGGGAGGACACCTGTCGAGGGAGGACACTTGTCGAGGGAGGACACTTGTCTAGGGAGGACACCTGTCGAGGGAGGACACCTGTCGAGGGAGGACACCTGTCTAGGGAGGACACCTGTCTAGGGAGGACACCTGTCGAGGGAGGACACTTGTCGAGGGAGGACACTTGTCTAGGGAGGACACCTGTCGAGGGAGGACACCTGTCGAGGGAGGACACCTGTCTAGGGAGGACACCTGTCTAGGGAGGACACCTGTCGAGGGAGGACACTTGTCGAGGGAGGACACTTGTCTAGGGAGGACACCTGTCGAGGGAGGACACCTGTCTATGGAGGACACCTGTCGAGGGAGGACACCTGTCGAGGGAGGACACCTGTCTAGGGTGGACACCTGTCTAGGGAGGACACCTGTCTAGGGAGGACACCTGTCGAGGGAGGACACTTGTCGAGGGAGGACACTTGTCTAGGGAGGACACCTGTCGAGGGAGGACACCTGTCTATGGAGGACACCTGTCGAGGGAGGACACCTGTCGAGGGAGGACACCTGTCTAGGGTGGACACCTGTCGAGGGAGGACACCTGTCTAGGGAGGACACCTGTCGAGGGAGGACACCTGTCGAGGGAGGACACCTGTCGAGGGAGGACACTTGTCTAGGGAGGACACCTGTCGAGGGAGGACACCTGTCGAGGCATGAAGAGCAATCAACTGTGGTGGGGAGCATGAAGAGCAATCAACTGTGGTGGGGAGCATGAAGAGCAATCAACTGTGGTGGGGAGCATGAGGAGCAATCAACTGTGGTGGGGAGCATGAGGAGCAATCAACTGTGGTGGGGAGCATGAAGAGCAATCATTGGAGTTCCCGATGTATGGTAGAAGAGACTGAGATTGCTCAAATCAAAGGCAGTTGAGATTCTCCTATGCAGAGGCTGTCAAAAGGGTTGAAAGAGTGAGTATATCTGAAGGTCCTGCGGTAGTGTAGAATGGGATGCCTACATTGGAGCCTTCAGCACAGGCTGAGAATCAACAGCAGGACCCAGAAATCCTTCATGTGAAGATAGTGGACTCTGTGTAATTTAAAGCATTGGTGATAGACGGAACTGCACAAATTGAAAGTAAATCAAGAAAGATTGATATAATTGTTAATGCAGCTGAACTGTTTCTGGGATTAAAATCtttatacattattattattattttatgttcAGTGGTTAAAGTTTTTGTTTTCACCCCACCCAGTAGGTGGTCGCAATGTACCATTTTGGGATGTAGTCCGCCAATAAAACCTCGAAGAAGAAAAccgtgctgcctgcctgcctccgaACTTTCTCTCCCCGCTCAACCATCTCCCTCAGATGACCACTCAAAGCCATGAATTTTCCATTGACTGTCAATCTCattatgttttgttttgtttctttAAAGCGCGTCGAGATCCTTTATGTAATGAATAGcgctaaaaaaaaaaagttgaataAACTATTATTAAATGTTGCTGTTGTTTCTGGCGAACATTTTATGTGGTTGCAAAACAAACGGAAGTGACTCGGATGTCACTTCCGTTTTGTTTGTTGTGATCCGCGAGCGGCGGTTTCTATGCGATTCGAAGCGGGACCGTTGAAATTATGAAAACAGCGACCACCGAACATTTAGGGTTGTTCGAATATAAATAGTTAATGCTAAACCCAATTTAATTTATGGgatattaacaacaacaaaaaaatattataatttgTAAGgaattagccagctagctatgaAGCTACTTGTCGGACAGTGAACGTTTCCAACTATTCGACGTTAGCTAACTATAACTAGCTAACtataactagctaactaactagtaCTGTACAGTGGCTAACAGTTAATACAACCACAGACAAGGAGCTCGTTACCAGTATATGTCGTGCAACAGTCGACGTTGTTAGTACAATCATACAACTAGCTCGCTAACGCCTTTAACCGTCCTTGAACTCTTTTGAGTTCGCTAATCCTTAATCTTCGGTAATTTATATGGTAAATTAATAAATCTTCGGTAATCTTCGGTAAATTATATGGTAAATTAATAAATCTTCGGTAATCTTCGGTAATTTATATGGTAAATTAATAAATCTTCGGTAATCTTCGGTAAGTTATATGCTCAGCAGTGagctggcaaaaaaaaaaaaagcagatcaCTACTTGTTTGACAAAAGCGAGGTAGCTAACGTTTATCTAGCTTCAAAATGCCTGCGAAGAAGACGCCGAAAAACCCGTCGGTGAATATCTCCAGCTCCCTGGAGGAGTCGGAAGAGTTCAGCCTGGAGACCACGGTGCCCACGGAAGACATCTCGTCGTCGGAGGAACGGGACCGCACCGGGACGCAGAAAGTCACCCGACAGCTCATCGAGAGGAAAGAGCTACTGCACAACATACAGCTGTTAAAAATAGAGATGTCGCAGAAAAATCTCATCGTAGATAACATGAAAGTGGACCACTTGACGAAGGTAGTTCGCTAGGATCTCAAAGATGTTCTGTCGAGCTACCAAACCTTCACGTCAGCATAcatgtggggttgcttctcaaaTTAGTCTCCTATTCTATTACTTGTGACTAGAGGGCCCTAAAGTAGGGACGTCAAACGACGTTCAGCCTGCTTCTTTTATGTTATCTTTAACTCTACATGGTTGGAGAAGcacttataagtaagcatttcactgttagtttacacTTGCCTATGAAGAATGTGACATAAAATGTGACTTGCTGCACAGACCCTATGGACACTCCtctagaccccccccccccctccctaaaAAAAAATAAATCTGTCCTGCTTTAAAGTTACTCTTGGCAGTtttaatagtagaatgcacaaggtgcaatttctaaATTGGGTGGTGAATAATCAGgtcctcttgtcatgtcagtcattacAGACCGTAGAGAGATATTCATAACGTGTTAGagatgtccagatcaactagcccacgtcggctaaagttaaaaaataacaacatttcaactagcccacgtcggctaaagttaaaaaataaaaacatttcaactagcccacgtcggctaaagttaaaaaataaaaacatttcaactagcccacgtcggctaaagttaaaaaataaaaacatttcaactagcccacgtcggctaaagtaaaaaaaaataaaaacatttcaactagcccacgtcagctaaagttaaaacatttcaactagcccacgtcggctaaagttaaaaaataaaaacatttcaaaaataaaaaaaacatttcaactagcccacgtcggctaaagttaaaaaataaaacatttcaactagcccacgtcggctaaagttaaaaataaacacatttcaactagcccacgtcggctaaagttaaaaaataaaacatttcaactagcccacgtcggctaaagttaaaaaataaaaacatttcaactagcccacgtcggctaaagttaaaaaataaaaacatttcaactcgGCTAAAgccatttcaactagcccacgtcggctaaagttaaaaaataaaaacatttcaactagcccacgtcggctaaagttaaaaaataaaaacatttcaactagcccacgtcggctaaagttaaaaaataaaaacatttcaactagcccacgtcggctaaagttaaaaaataaaacatttcaaaaataaaaaaaaaacatttcaactagcccacgtcggctaaagttaaaaaataaaaacatt is from Oncorhynchus keta strain PuntledgeMale-10-30-2019 unplaced genomic scaffold, Oket_V2 Un_contig_18445_pilon_pilon, whole genome shotgun sequence and encodes:
- the LOC118381870 gene encoding tRNA methyltransferase 10 homolog C; its protein translation is MYHQTIEMMRFLTPPLLNELRRRLPLVSTVANKQLPLTCLLPPHHHFAPLKRPLYTGATLRKDVPLPQSKEDQTEEKLDLDIWKSVMRFQVPAEEEKQGGGGAAPSGPGGGVAGQEEVSPLEATRELVVMWRQAGKLVPEIMTDEELGILAEFQTKSSKKKYLKYLAIKEGHKNNHKQKQEKKKAERSERFLEDDRIRPGGVRGEEGEPRNTFLLQFWGRSLDKLLGWRSAQAMVYGQPLVFDMSYEQQMARREVENTVSQLMEVEGWNRRAPDPFHLHFCNLQPDGGYHRELVKRYGAEAWERLLITSTERRHVDLFPRDDLVYLTADSPNVLRTFDNSKVYIVGSMVDRSIQSGLSLANAKRLKLNTARLPLDDFLQWETGAKNLTLDQMIRILLTLKESGRWEEALEHVPKRKHDGFYQEKPQQDRDRGSDKDRRFSGRTRGDTGFRAGDRGFRAGDTGFRAGDRGFRAGDTGFRAGDTGFRAGDTGFRAGDTGFRAGDTGFRAGDRGDSDRAVRTGDRGDSDRAVRAGDRGDSDRAVRTGDRGDSDRAVRTGDSGDSDRAVRTGDSDRAVRTGDSDRAVRTGDRDSMEEWRQKQMNGVVRERGSTSRHKDSVFSSRDTVAVSKEAAGDAENRQNTQTTTRVRTSLKTKMEDRNSTAKSGKKLQEEE